A region of Candidatus Defluviilinea gracilis DNA encodes the following proteins:
- a CDS encoding aldehyde dehydrogenase family protein — protein sequence MDREKLAFINPATGNQFGEVTMSTPEEVKQAVDEMRASFPAWSGKSVKERVRILRKFQNLLIDQRNEISSVVSQDTGKSRQDSLIELFVTVDMLAQNCANAAKWLKKRRVSSGLYFMKKCIIEHRPHGVVAVISPWNYPLMISLTPMLSALLAGNTVVLKTSEITPAVGVLLETLFKTIPELALYVRVVHGDGRVGAALTNSRPDYIFVTGSTATGKKIMQAAADSFIPVTLELGGKDAMIVLEDADLDAAAHWGTWGAYFNAGQACMSVERVYVVESKYDEFVKRSVQYTKEINSGFTLDENSPYQFGPITDPRQIQIIDEHVKDAVDKGARVLCGGKESGAFYKPMVMVDVNHSMKLMQEETFGPIMPIMKVRDEEEAIRLANDNSLGLAASVYSRDQARATRVAEKLEASSIIINDSLAQYGIPMLPLGGVKDSGIGTTHGREGLLEFTRPYSYAIGGAPPKWDVATIMRKLGNYDLGVAIMGVVYGTTLKQKWETLSQFLHRGKKDKVASSVKPEPVGTK from the coding sequence ATGGACCGAGAAAAACTTGCATTCATTAACCCTGCCACAGGAAACCAGTTTGGCGAGGTGACGATGTCCACGCCTGAGGAGGTGAAGCAGGCTGTGGACGAGATGCGCGCGTCCTTTCCTGCATGGAGCGGAAAATCTGTCAAAGAGCGAGTGCGCATCCTGAGAAAATTTCAAAACCTGTTGATCGACCAGCGCAACGAAATCTCCAGTGTGGTGAGTCAGGACACGGGCAAAAGCCGCCAGGATAGTTTAATCGAATTATTCGTCACTGTGGACATGCTCGCACAGAATTGCGCCAACGCCGCGAAGTGGTTGAAGAAACGGCGCGTTTCATCGGGCTTGTATTTTATGAAGAAGTGTATTATTGAACATCGTCCGCACGGCGTGGTGGCGGTGATTTCTCCATGGAATTATCCATTGATGATCTCATTAACGCCAATGCTTTCAGCGTTATTGGCAGGAAACACTGTTGTGCTAAAAACTTCGGAAATAACGCCTGCTGTTGGCGTATTACTCGAAACATTGTTCAAAACAATTCCCGAACTCGCTCTTTACGTGCGCGTGGTGCATGGAGACGGGAGAGTCGGCGCGGCTTTGACCAACAGCAGACCAGATTATATTTTTGTAACAGGCTCTACCGCTACTGGAAAAAAGATCATGCAAGCCGCCGCCGATAGTTTCATTCCAGTCACGCTTGAATTGGGCGGTAAAGATGCGATGATCGTCTTAGAGGATGCAGACCTTGACGCCGCCGCTCACTGGGGAACCTGGGGCGCATACTTTAACGCGGGGCAGGCATGTATGTCTGTGGAGCGCGTGTATGTGGTTGAGTCCAAGTATGATGAGTTTGTGAAACGCTCCGTTCAATACACAAAAGAGATCAATAGCGGATTTACCTTAGACGAAAACAGTCCGTATCAATTTGGTCCCATCACTGACCCGCGCCAAATTCAAATCATTGATGAGCATGTAAAAGACGCCGTTGACAAAGGCGCGCGCGTGCTTTGCGGCGGCAAAGAATCTGGCGCTTTTTACAAACCCATGGTGATGGTGGATGTGAACCATTCCATGAAATTGATGCAAGAGGAAACCTTTGGTCCGATCATGCCGATTATGAAGGTGCGGGATGAAGAAGAAGCCATCCGCCTTGCTAATGACAATTCGCTTGGGCTTGCCGCTTCGGTGTATAGCAGAGATCAAGCGCGCGCAACACGAGTAGCAGAAAAACTTGAAGCCTCTTCTATTATTATCAACGACAGTCTTGCTCAATATGGAATACCCATGCTTCCTTTAGGCGGCGTAAAAGATTCTGGGATTGGCACAACGCACGGGCGCGAGGGATTGTTAGAGTTCACTCGTCCGTACAGTTACGCCATCGGCGGCGCTCCTCCCAAATGGGACGTCGCCACCATCATGCGCAAACTCGGCAACTACGATCTCGGCGTGGCGATCATGGGCGTCGTCTACGGCACGACGTTGAAACAAAAATGGGAAACGCTTTCCCAATTTTTACACAGAGGCAAGAAAGACAAAGTTGCTTCGAGCGTAAAACCTGAACCTGTGGGCACAAAGTAA
- a CDS encoding aminotransferase class III-fold pyridoxal phosphate-dependent enzyme, which yields MTPAWSRIFNFVADRAEGSYIYTDDGRKLLDFTCGIGVANTGHCHPKVVEAIREQAGNFIHAQANIVIHKPMLELIEELRKISPPSIDSFYFANSGAEALENSVKIAKVVTGRPNVIVFNGSFHGRTHATMSLTTSKTIYRAGFAPLMAGVYVAPFPYAYAMNMTEEQASQYCLEQLEYLLASQTAPKETAAILIESVLGEGGYVVPPTSFMKGLREICDKHGIMLIFDEVQSGFGRTGKWFALEHFDVVPDIITAAKGIASGMPLSGVFTRTDIMKKVDTGSIGGTYGGNAIACAAGVATIRAMRDEMMLENAADKGIQLMTGLRKLQEEYPQIGDVRGKGLMIGTEFTANGNRAKEKQMVKDVIHAAEEKGMLLLSCGTYDNTLRWIPPLNVTSEQVNDGLKIFGEALKDVIK from the coding sequence ATGACCCCCGCGTGGAGTCGTATCTTCAACTTCGTCGCCGACCGCGCTGAGGGATCGTACATCTACACCGACGACGGGCGCAAACTGCTCGACTTCACCTGCGGCATCGGCGTGGCGAACACGGGTCACTGCCACCCGAAAGTTGTCGAAGCGATTCGTGAGCAGGCGGGCAACTTCATCCACGCGCAGGCGAACATCGTCATCCACAAGCCGATGCTAGAACTCATCGAAGAACTGCGGAAAATTTCTCCACCCTCGATTGATTCGTTTTACTTCGCCAACTCAGGCGCGGAGGCGCTGGAGAACTCGGTCAAGATCGCGAAAGTCGTCACGGGCAGACCGAACGTGATCGTCTTCAACGGCTCGTTTCATGGACGCACACACGCCACGATGTCGCTCACCACCTCCAAGACGATTTACCGCGCGGGTTTCGCTCCGCTGATGGCGGGAGTGTACGTCGCGCCGTTTCCGTACGCGTACGCGATGAACATGACCGAAGAACAGGCGAGTCAATATTGCCTTGAACAACTCGAATATCTGCTCGCCTCGCAGACCGCGCCGAAAGAGACTGCCGCGATTCTCATCGAGTCCGTTTTGGGAGAGGGCGGATACGTTGTCCCGCCGACATCCTTCATGAAAGGACTGCGCGAGATCTGCGACAAGCACGGCATCATGCTCATCTTCGACGAAGTCCAATCGGGATTCGGCAGAACAGGGAAGTGGTTCGCGCTCGAACACTTCGACGTTGTCCCCGACATCATCACCGCCGCCAAGGGAATCGCCTCAGGTATGCCGCTCTCAGGCGTCTTCACGCGGACCGACATCATGAAAAAAGTGGACACTGGCTCCATAGGCGGCACGTACGGCGGAAACGCCATCGCCTGCGCGGCGGGAGTCGCCACCATCCGCGCGATGCGTGATGAAATGATGCTGGAGAACGCCGCAGATAAAGGAATCCAATTGATGACGGGACTCCGCAAACTGCAGGAGGAATATCCGCAGATCGGCGATGTGCGCGGCAAGGGACTGATGATCGGCACGGAATTTACCGCGAACGGCAACCGCGCCAAAGAAAAGCAGATGGTGAAAGATGTCATCCACGCCGCCGAAGAAAAAGGAATGTTGCTCCTCTCGTGCGGAACGTACGACAACACCCTCCGCTGGATCCCGCCGTTGAATGTGACGAGCGAGCAGGTCAACGATGGGTTGAAGATATTTGGGGAAGCGTTGAAGGATGTGATTAAGTAG
- a CDS encoding DUF2283 domain-containing protein, with protein MKFTYDPRYNIAYIRFQEKVAEVEAIRLSDELVVDIAPDGTIYGIELLNANEQVGREDAGELIVVNEATGKRAEVSLT; from the coding sequence ATGAAATTTACTTATGACCCTCGTTACAACATTGCTTACATCCGTTTTCAAGAAAAAGTCGCGGAGGTGGAAGCAATTCGCCTGAGCGATGAGCTGGTTGTTGACATTGCCCCCGACGGCACGATTTATGGCATCGAATTGCTCAACGCCAACGAACAAGTGGGGCGCGAAGACGCGGGCGAATTGATCGTCGTCAACGAAGCGACGGGGAAACGCGCAGAAGTTTCGTTGACATAA
- a CDS encoding DUF2281 domain-containing protein, whose protein sequence is MVMNQTIQNYIEKLPASYQETVVDFLEFLLSKAERQEELEWSRFSLASAMRGMEDEPSEYTLDDLKVRY, encoded by the coding sequence ATGGTAATGAATCAAACGATCCAAAACTATATTGAAAAACTCCCCGCTTCCTATCAGGAAACGGTGGTTGATTTTCTCGAGTTCCTTCTCTCCAAAGCGGAGCGCCAGGAGGAACTGGAATGGTCGCGATTTTCGCTCGCCTCCGCCATGCGCGGCATGGAAGACGAGCCATCCGAATACACGCTTGACGATTTGAAGGTTAGATATTAA